A region of Methyloversatilis discipulorum DNA encodes the following proteins:
- a CDS encoding diguanylate cyclase, protein MNTAVAGGGEHTPQLGFAQRSYRARQAGLLFGLPMVLAVLYERGDLSWPSWLLWLGPMLHALLWPHLAWWRARQSRDPFRAEGDNLLADHFFGGAWTALMAFNAVPSLLILALMSMDSVAGCGPRLMLRGLLVHAVGVFAGVLLYGFDWQPLSSLVVVAASVPMLLHPIAIGFVTNQALRKLQRQREALETLSRIDALSGLANRGHWEVLVRKEFARYRRYGHTATLVMADLDHFKYINDRYGHAAGDEAIRRFAALLGRELRANDTAGRYGGEEFGILLPDTTGEGARDMMARLRRCLHDEPLIDGHVVTASFGVAELTPMLDTCEAWMRVADQMLYRAKHAGRDRIVLPGPGGSEAEDGPLNGEEEVPPHLAVAAARPDVLRQLLTGIDMSETAFALFDPVDRLVLANAAFIEMYCVPAGDLRFADLMRNCYTHRIGPRIETDDIDAWLAAADSKRRSRPWRSFDVDMMDGRILRVEETSFGEGWVLTAISR, encoded by the coding sequence ATGAACACCGCTGTCGCAGGCGGTGGCGAGCACACGCCGCAGCTGGGTTTCGCGCAGCGCAGCTATCGCGCGCGGCAGGCCGGGCTGCTGTTTGGCTTGCCGATGGTGCTCGCCGTGCTGTACGAGCGCGGCGACCTGTCGTGGCCGTCCTGGCTGCTCTGGCTCGGCCCCATGCTGCACGCGCTGCTGTGGCCGCACCTGGCCTGGTGGCGCGCCCGGCAGTCGCGCGATCCTTTCCGCGCCGAAGGCGACAACCTGCTGGCCGATCACTTCTTCGGTGGCGCGTGGACCGCGCTGATGGCCTTCAACGCCGTGCCCTCGCTGCTCATCCTCGCGCTGATGAGCATGGACAGCGTCGCCGGCTGCGGCCCCCGTCTGATGCTGCGCGGCCTGCTGGTGCATGCGGTGGGGGTGTTCGCCGGCGTGCTGCTTTACGGATTCGACTGGCAGCCGCTGTCCAGTCTGGTTGTCGTCGCGGCCAGCGTGCCGATGCTGCTGCACCCGATCGCCATCGGCTTCGTCACCAACCAGGCGCTGCGCAAGCTCCAGCGTCAGCGCGAGGCGCTGGAGACACTGAGCCGGATCGACGCACTGTCCGGCCTCGCCAACCGCGGTCACTGGGAGGTGCTGGTGCGCAAGGAGTTTGCGCGCTACCGTCGCTACGGGCATACGGCAACGCTGGTGATGGCCGATCTCGATCATTTCAAGTACATCAACGACCGCTACGGCCATGCCGCCGGCGACGAGGCGATCCGCCGCTTCGCCGCGCTGCTCGGCCGCGAACTGCGGGCGAACGATACGGCGGGCCGCTATGGTGGCGAGGAGTTCGGCATCCTGCTGCCGGACACCACCGGTGAGGGCGCGCGCGACATGATGGCGCGGCTGCGCCGATGCCTGCACGACGAACCGCTGATCGACGGCCACGTGGTCACCGCCAGCTTCGGTGTGGCCGAACTGACGCCGATGCTCGACACCTGCGAGGCGTGGATGCGGGTGGCCGACCAGATGCTGTACCGCGCCAAGCACGCCGGTCGCGACCGCATCGTGCTGCCCGGCCCGGGCGGCAGCGAGGCCGAAGACGGTCCGCTGAACGGTGAGGAGGAGGTGCCACCGCACCTGGCGGTGGCGGCCGCGCGGCCGGACGTGCTGCGTCAGCTGCTGACCGGCATAGACATGAGCGAAACCGCCTTCGCGCTGTTCGATCCGGTCGACCGGCTGGTGCTGGCCAACGCTGCCTTCATCGAAATGTACTGCGTGCCGGCCGGCGATCTGCGCTTTGCCGACCTGATGCGAAATTGCTACACGCACCGCATCGGGCCGCGCATCGAAACCGACGACATCGACGCCTGGCTTGCCGCGGCGGACAGCAAGCGGCGCAGCCGGCCGTGGCGCTCTTTCGACGTCGACATGATGGACGGGCGGATACTGCGGGTCGAGGAAACCTCGTTCGGCGAAGGCTGGGTGCTGACGGCGATCAGCCGCTGA
- a CDS encoding sensor domain-containing protein, which produces MNGRSAMAGGPPVFGLALLLCACMGLMSYAHVRWDDSLAAALTARDNLAQSRRYALLAQLDTERLLTGVTTVPRTRVIAHLDRALTTARDLRSGGGAIAGFSARAPVAGDVAAAADAYVAALADARAIMERQLDGFEAGGSALLLAQRAVDGRAVALEDALLRHLAAQRRLLSQHDTATLALVAGLGLFVLFYLYVAHRRRDAAVDALLASESRLRAFVDSLPEVAFMLDRHGRYIESFGNGGAVLASPAETLVGRTVEEVFPADVSSRFLAVIRQALARQRTQSYEYTLELAGRQVVFDARVSPVPGSDRVVWVSWDVTARRRAEAHVQALGRLYNFLSQVNQTIVWSADEDELFERICRVAIEFGAYRFAWIMRTDDSGTLALRASAGSAVADRALLVSASSTDAGSVTAAVMHSGKLCRLSTLDGDDAWMPAARAAGCTGYVGMPIRLDDRVVAVLGLIAREVDPDDEDEARLLDEVMMDLSFAVRRLRDDRDRARAEQSARLLAAALRSTRDGVVVTDLDGVVVTVNEAFCELNGLDPAATEGCTLMSLLDVEGAEGLYADIDRALRGGGFWQGEVAARRRNGEAWSGWLSCATVRDDDGRATHRVSVLTDITQARRTEEMLHHLSQYDPLTDLPNRVLIQSRLMHAIDLAARRGTRVAVLFLDLDNFKTINDGLGHAAGDEVLAAVAQRLRARLRRQDTLGRQGSDEFVLLLENLDQPGEAALVAQGVFDNLSAPVRLASGQDIYLQASIGISLYPDNGNSAEDLIRDADAAMYQAKRSGRNTLRFYTDAYTDEATRRLSLETGLRRALENDEFELRFQPLVDLSDGALIGAEVLVRLSAAASVHAGPSQFIPIMEANGLIVQLGERVRELACRQGRAWLDAGYRLGTLAVNMSVAEIRRGGLERRIERLLGDTGFPAALLELEVTESSLMEQGDEARHFLDAIKRLGLRMAIDDFGTGYSSLAYLKRLPVNKLKIDRSFICDLPGDASAVELVDTIITLGHKLGMSVLAEGVETEGQRDLLRAHGCDACQGYLYAEPLTAAEFERRFLRPAPRVQ; this is translated from the coding sequence ATGAACGGGCGCAGCGCAATGGCGGGCGGCCCGCCGGTGTTCGGTCTCGCGCTGCTGCTGTGTGCCTGCATGGGCCTGATGAGCTATGCGCACGTGCGCTGGGACGACAGCCTCGCCGCGGCGCTGACCGCGCGCGACAACCTGGCGCAGTCGCGTCGTTATGCGCTGCTTGCGCAGCTCGACACCGAGCGCCTGCTGACCGGTGTGACGACCGTACCGCGCACCCGCGTGATCGCCCATCTGGACCGCGCCCTCACCACCGCGCGCGACCTGCGCAGCGGCGGCGGTGCCATCGCCGGCTTCTCGGCGCGGGCGCCGGTCGCTGGCGACGTGGCCGCGGCGGCTGATGCCTACGTCGCGGCGCTGGCCGATGCGCGCGCCATCATGGAACGCCAGCTCGACGGGTTCGAGGCGGGCGGCAGTGCGCTGCTGCTGGCGCAGCGCGCGGTCGATGGCCGCGCCGTTGCGCTGGAGGACGCATTGCTCCGTCATCTGGCGGCGCAGCGCCGGTTGCTGAGTCAGCATGACACGGCGACGCTGGCGCTGGTGGCGGGACTTGGCCTGTTCGTGCTGTTCTATCTGTACGTCGCGCACCGGCGGCGCGATGCCGCGGTCGATGCGCTGCTCGCCAGCGAGTCGCGCCTGCGTGCCTTCGTCGACAGCCTGCCCGAGGTCGCCTTCATGCTCGACCGTCACGGTCGCTACATCGAGTCCTTTGGCAATGGCGGCGCCGTGCTTGCGTCGCCGGCGGAAACCCTGGTCGGTCGCACCGTCGAGGAGGTGTTCCCGGCCGACGTGAGCAGCCGCTTCCTCGCGGTGATCCGCCAGGCGCTGGCGCGGCAGCGCACGCAGTCCTACGAGTACACGCTCGAGCTGGCGGGCCGGCAGGTGGTGTTCGATGCCCGGGTGTCGCCGGTACCCGGCAGCGACCGCGTCGTCTGGGTGTCGTGGGACGTGACGGCGCGCCGCCGCGCCGAGGCGCACGTGCAGGCGCTGGGCCGGCTGTACAACTTCCTCAGCCAGGTGAACCAGACCATCGTCTGGTCGGCCGACGAGGACGAGCTGTTCGAACGCATCTGTCGCGTCGCCATCGAGTTCGGCGCCTATCGCTTCGCCTGGATCATGCGTACCGACGACAGCGGCACGCTGGCGCTGCGCGCCAGCGCCGGCAGCGCGGTCGCCGACCGCGCGCTGCTGGTCAGCGCATCGTCCACCGACGCCGGCAGCGTCACCGCCGCCGTCATGCACAGCGGCAAGCTGTGCCGTCTGTCGACGCTCGACGGCGACGACGCGTGGATGCCGGCCGCGCGGGCCGCCGGTTGCACGGGCTATGTGGGCATGCCGATCCGGCTCGACGACCGGGTGGTTGCCGTGCTCGGCCTGATCGCACGCGAAGTCGACCCGGATGACGAGGATGAGGCCCGTCTGCTCGACGAGGTGATGATGGATCTGTCCTTCGCCGTGCGTCGCCTGCGCGACGACCGCGACCGCGCGCGCGCCGAACAGTCGGCGCGCCTGCTGGCGGCGGCGCTGCGCAGCACGCGCGACGGCGTCGTCGTGACCGATCTCGACGGCGTCGTGGTCACCGTGAACGAGGCCTTCTGCGAACTGAACGGCCTCGATCCGGCTGCCACCGAAGGATGCACGCTGATGTCGCTGCTCGATGTCGAGGGCGCCGAGGGGCTGTATGCCGACATCGACCGCGCCCTGCGCGGCGGCGGCTTCTGGCAGGGCGAGGTGGCGGCGCGGCGGCGCAACGGCGAGGCGTGGTCGGGCTGGCTGTCGTGCGCCACCGTGCGCGACGACGACGGCCGGGCGACCCACCGCGTCAGCGTGCTCACCGACATCACGCAGGCGCGGCGCACCGAGGAAATGCTGCACCACCTGTCGCAGTACGACCCGCTGACCGACCTGCCCAACCGCGTGCTCATCCAGTCGCGCCTGATGCACGCGATCGATCTGGCGGCGCGGCGCGGCACGCGCGTGGCCGTGCTGTTCCTCGATCTGGACAACTTCAAGACCATCAACGACGGCCTCGGCCACGCCGCCGGCGACGAGGTGCTCGCTGCCGTCGCGCAGCGTCTGCGCGCGCGTTTGCGCCGGCAGGACACGCTGGGCCGGCAGGGCAGCGACGAATTCGTGCTGCTGCTCGAAAACCTCGACCAGCCGGGCGAGGCGGCGCTGGTTGCCCAGGGCGTGTTCGACAACCTGAGCGCACCGGTGCGTCTGGCCTCCGGTCAGGACATCTACCTGCAGGCGAGCATCGGCATCAGCCTCTACCCGGACAACGGCAACAGCGCCGAGGACCTGATCCGCGACGCCGACGCCGCGATGTACCAAGCCAAGCGCAGCGGCCGCAACACGCTGCGCTTCTACACCGACGCCTACACCGATGAGGCGACGCGGCGGCTGTCGCTGGAGACGGGCCTGCGGCGCGCGCTGGAGAACGATGAGTTCGAGCTGCGCTTCCAGCCGCTGGTCGATCTGTCCGATGGCGCGCTGATCGGCGCCGAGGTGCTGGTGCGGCTGTCCGCGGCGGCCAGCGTACACGCCGGCCCGTCGCAGTTCATCCCGATCATGGAAGCCAACGGACTGATCGTGCAGCTGGGTGAGCGCGTGCGCGAGCTGGCCTGCCGCCAGGGGCGTGCCTGGCTCGACGCCGGTTACCGGCTCGGCACGCTGGCGGTGAACATGTCGGTTGCCGAAATCCGCCGCGGCGGGCTGGAACGGCGCATCGAGCGGCTGCTCGGCGATACCGGCTTTCCGGCCGCGCTGCTCGAACTCGAAGTGACCGAATCCAGCCTGATGGAGCAGGGCGACGAAGCGCGTCACTTCCTCGATGCGATCAAGCGGCTCGGCTTGCGCATGGCGATCGACGATTTCGGTACTGGCTACTCGTCGCTCGCCTACCTGAAGCGGTTGCCGGTCAACAAGCTCAAGATAGACCGCAGTTTCATCTGCGACCTGCCGGGCGACGCCAGCGCGGTCGAACTGGTCGACACCATCATCACGCTCGGTCACAAGTTGGGCATGTCGGTGCTGGCCGAGGGCGTCGAAACCGAGGGGCAGCGCGATCTGCTGCGCGCGCACGGCTGTGACGCCTGCCAAGGCTATCTGTACGCCGAGCCGCTCACCGCTGCCGAGTTCGAACGCCGCTTCCTGCGTCCGGCGCCCCGCGTGCAGTGA
- a CDS encoding transporter substrate-binding domain-containing protein has translation MRTPYLLAGFIVALVALVLGRIIYDDPARSGAAPTLRALYSIEPPFAYIDARGRVTGEAPEMLRVLAKRAGLGEVEFIHTEFGQLLHDLQVGRADIVASGLFVTPERAQRARFTRPTAQVSSALLVGTGNPLDLHGLDDIAAHPDAVLAVIDGAVELTVAKRAGVPPARIQRHGDATSAAVAVIEGRADALALSDVSLRHMLAVSGLTGVELAQPYRPPQREGRGEAGWPAFALRPQDEAMARRIDEAMAGYLGSPEHRALVAAFGFGPDNLPAPAQR, from the coding sequence ATGCGCACCCCCTACCTGCTTGCCGGATTCATCGTTGCCCTCGTCGCGTTGGTGCTCGGCCGGATCATCTACGACGATCCGGCGCGATCGGGCGCTGCGCCGACCTTGCGTGCGCTGTATTCGATCGAGCCACCGTTTGCCTACATCGACGCGCGCGGCCGCGTTACCGGCGAGGCGCCGGAAATGCTGCGCGTGCTGGCCAAACGGGCCGGCCTCGGCGAGGTCGAGTTCATCCATACCGAGTTCGGCCAGTTGCTGCACGATCTGCAGGTCGGACGCGCCGACATCGTCGCCAGCGGCCTGTTCGTGACGCCCGAGCGCGCCCAGCGCGCCCGCTTCACCCGGCCGACCGCGCAGGTGTCGTCGGCGCTGCTGGTGGGTACCGGTAATCCGCTCGACCTGCACGGCCTCGACGACATCGCCGCGCACCCGGATGCCGTGCTGGCCGTCATCGACGGCGCAGTCGAACTGACGGTGGCCAAGCGTGCCGGCGTGCCGCCTGCCCGCATACAGCGTCACGGCGACGCGACCAGTGCGGCGGTAGCGGTAATCGAGGGCCGGGCCGACGCGCTTGCGCTGTCCGACGTGTCTTTGCGCCACATGCTCGCGGTATCCGGCCTGACCGGTGTCGAACTGGCGCAGCCCTACCGGCCGCCGCAGCGCGAAGGGCGTGGCGAAGCAGGTTGGCCCGCCTTCGCGCTGCGTCCGCAGGACGAGGCGATGGCGCGCCGCATCGACGAGGCGATGGCCGGCTACCTCGGTTCGCCCGAGCATCGCGCGTTGGTGGCCGCCTTCGGCTTCGGTCCGGACAACCTGCCGGCGCCTGCACAGCGATGA
- a CDS encoding poly-gamma-glutamate hydrolase family protein yields the protein MHRDRHRSYAELSSAHREGIDYHVTVERRGSGVAIVAPHGGRIERGTSEVARAIAGDDFDLYLFEGALPTMNFETLHITSTRFDEPRALALIADCDAVLAVHGVADTGERALLGGRDRALVCAMADRLYARGVLAQTSGHRYAGLDPRNLCNRGRQGRGVQIELSDRLRGGRYEKAVIDAVRAALHGRVMTRR from the coding sequence GTGCACCGCGACCGCCATCGCAGCTATGCCGAACTGTCGTCCGCGCATCGCGAGGGCATCGACTACCACGTCACCGTCGAGCGACGCGGCAGCGGGGTCGCCATCGTCGCGCCGCATGGCGGGCGCATCGAGCGCGGCACCTCGGAAGTGGCGCGCGCGATCGCCGGCGACGACTTCGATCTTTACCTGTTCGAAGGCGCGTTGCCGACCATGAACTTCGAAACGCTGCACATTACCAGCACCCGCTTCGACGAGCCGCGCGCCCTGGCGCTGATCGCCGACTGCGACGCGGTGCTGGCGGTGCATGGCGTGGCCGATACCGGCGAGCGGGCGCTGCTCGGCGGCCGCGATCGTGCGCTCGTCTGCGCCATGGCTGATCGTCTGTACGCACGCGGCGTGCTCGCGCAGACCAGCGGCCATCGCTACGCCGGCCTTGACCCGCGCAATCTGTGCAACCGCGGGCGGCAGGGGCGCGGCGTGCAGATCGAACTGAGCGACCGGCTGCGCGGCGGTCGCTACGAAAAGGCGGTGATCGATGCCGTTCGTGCTGCCCTGCATGGACGGGTCATGACGCGACGCTAG
- a CDS encoding tetratricopeptide repeat protein yields the protein MSARFRLFCFAALLSAASTAAASEQWRTAHLRGDCDTALAEARGAAEKGEPEAMLQMSDWHFFGTCLDKNDTESARWALLSAEAGLARGQVVAGQIRASGIGVERNAAEARRWYTLAAEGGDPEGMLLLAKMIEADTADPLAPELALAWVRRAADKNYAPAYVHLAAIYSGGGAQTDYAESARWLEKAMQAGYKDNSVWVAWSWACLNLGRYDEVLQAATKVPNDAPEFKAAQINHAHALLLNGQIGNAREVYAANMTLRGTDEFRRILREDFAELRRSGRDHPGMARIEKLFLSGKP from the coding sequence ATGAGCGCGCGCTTCCGTCTTTTCTGTTTCGCAGCGCTGCTGTCGGCAGCCAGTACAGCTGCGGCGTCGGAACAGTGGCGCACCGCCCACCTGCGCGGCGACTGCGATACGGCGCTGGCGGAGGCGCGCGGCGCCGCCGAGAAGGGCGAGCCGGAAGCGATGCTGCAGATGTCCGACTGGCATTTCTTCGGCACCTGCCTCGACAAGAACGACACCGAATCGGCGCGCTGGGCGCTGTTGTCGGCCGAGGCCGGGCTGGCGCGTGGCCAGGTCGTCGCCGGACAGATCCGCGCCAGCGGCATCGGCGTCGAGCGCAATGCGGCCGAGGCACGCCGCTGGTACACGCTGGCGGCCGAAGGCGGTGACCCGGAAGGCATGTTGCTGCTGGCCAAGATGATCGAAGCCGACACCGCCGACCCGCTGGCGCCGGAACTGGCGCTGGCCTGGGTGAGGCGCGCGGCGGACAAGAATTACGCGCCGGCCTATGTCCATCTGGCGGCGATCTACAGCGGCGGCGGCGCCCAGACCGACTACGCCGAATCGGCACGCTGGCTGGAGAAGGCGATGCAGGCCGGCTACAAGGACAATTCGGTCTGGGTCGCCTGGTCCTGGGCCTGCCTCAACCTCGGCCGTTACGACGAGGTGCTGCAGGCGGCGACCAAGGTGCCGAACGACGCGCCGGAATTCAAGGCAGCGCAGATCAATCACGCGCACGCGCTGTTGCTGAACGGACAGATCGGCAATGCGCGCGAGGTGTACGCCGCCAACATGACCCTGCGTGGCACCGACGAATTCCGCCGCATCCTGCGCGAAGACTTCGCCGAACTGCGCCGTTCCGGACGCGATCACCCGGGCATGGCGCGCATCGAGAAGCTGTTCCTGTCCGGCAAGCCCTGA
- the uvrD gene encoding DNA helicase II, producing the protein MTTNPLLSGLNEQQFQAVTLPSQSALILAGAGSGKTRVLTTRLAWLISTGQVSPHGILAVTFTNKAAKEMLARLTAMLPMNARGLWIGTFHGLCNRMLRAHWKEAGLPQLFQILDSADQLSAIKRMLKALNIDDEKFPARDLMYFINSAKEQGLRPHEVEAFDDFARKRVELYQAYEAQCQREGVVDFAELLLRCHELLQRNEPIRAHYQRRFRHILVDEFQDTNVLQYRWLKLLAGLGTEGQAAVMAVGDDDQSIYRFRGAEVGNMRDFEREFHVDNVIRLEQNYRSHGNILDAANAVIKHNSGRLGKNLWTEAGHGEPLRVYEAFNDIEEARWVVEEIRALIHDGTARDDIALLYRSNAQSRVLEHALFSAGIPYRVYGGLRFFERQEVKHALAYMRLIANPHDDTAFTRVVNFPTRGIGARSLEQLQDAAQAHSTSLYGALNFLTGKAAQSVGAFVKLVDQLRFACEGLKLPEMVEQVLELSGLRAHYLTEKEGQERVANLDEIINAAANFISEEGYAQVAAEDEAAPPDPLSAFLSHASLEAGEHQADAGQAAVQLMTVHSAKGLEFDVVFIGGLEEGLFPHENSVLERDGLEEERRLMYVAITRARKRLYLSFAQSRMLHGQTRYNLRSRFFDEIPAELLKWLTPPASARGYGGFGSSAVPSVPASSNPRSFGSGRRTTAVNDSGFRVGQQVSHAKFGAGVIVNAEGSGSDARVQVNFGASGVKWLALAVAKLSPA; encoded by the coding sequence ATGACCACCAATCCTCTCCTGTCCGGCCTGAACGAACAGCAGTTCCAGGCCGTCACGCTGCCGTCGCAGTCCGCACTCATCCTCGCCGGCGCCGGTTCCGGCAAGACGCGCGTGCTCACGACCCGGCTGGCCTGGCTCATCTCCACCGGTCAGGTGTCGCCGCACGGCATCCTCGCGGTCACCTTCACCAACAAGGCGGCCAAGGAAATGCTGGCGCGGCTGACCGCGATGCTGCCGATGAATGCGCGCGGGCTGTGGATAGGCACCTTCCACGGTCTGTGCAACCGCATGCTGCGCGCGCACTGGAAGGAAGCCGGGCTGCCGCAGCTCTTCCAGATCCTCGATTCGGCCGACCAGCTGTCGGCCATCAAGCGCATGCTGAAGGCGCTGAACATCGACGACGAGAAATTCCCGGCGCGCGACCTGATGTATTTCATCAACTCGGCCAAGGAGCAGGGCCTGCGCCCGCACGAGGTCGAGGCCTTCGACGATTTCGCGCGCAAGCGGGTCGAGCTCTACCAGGCTTACGAGGCGCAGTGTCAGCGCGAGGGCGTGGTCGATTTCGCCGAACTGCTGCTGCGCTGTCACGAGCTCCTGCAACGCAACGAGCCGATACGCGCGCACTACCAGCGCCGCTTCCGCCACATCCTGGTCGACGAGTTCCAGGACACCAATGTGCTGCAGTACCGCTGGCTCAAGCTGCTGGCGGGCCTGGGCACCGAAGGCCAGGCGGCCGTGATGGCGGTCGGCGACGACGACCAGAGCATCTACCGCTTCCGCGGCGCCGAGGTCGGCAATATGCGCGACTTCGAGCGCGAGTTCCATGTCGACAACGTCATCCGGCTGGAACAGAACTACCGCTCGCACGGCAACATCCTCGATGCCGCCAACGCGGTGATCAAGCACAACAGTGGCCGGCTCGGAAAGAACCTGTGGACCGAAGCCGGTCACGGCGAGCCGCTGCGCGTCTATGAGGCTTTCAACGACATCGAGGAAGCGCGCTGGGTGGTCGAGGAAATCCGCGCGCTGATCCACGACGGCACCGCGCGCGACGACATCGCGCTGCTCTACCGCAGCAACGCCCAGTCGCGCGTGCTCGAACACGCGCTGTTCTCGGCCGGCATTCCCTACCGTGTCTACGGAGGCCTGCGCTTCTTCGAACGGCAGGAGGTGAAGCACGCGCTGGCCTATATGCGGCTGATCGCCAATCCGCACGACGACACCGCGTTCACTCGCGTGGTGAACTTCCCGACCCGCGGCATCGGTGCCCGTTCGCTGGAACAGTTGCAGGACGCCGCGCAGGCGCATTCCACCAGCTTGTATGGCGCGCTGAATTTCCTGACCGGCAAGGCGGCGCAGTCGGTCGGCGCCTTCGTCAAGCTGGTCGACCAGCTGCGCTTCGCCTGCGAGGGGCTGAAGCTGCCGGAAATGGTCGAGCAGGTACTCGAACTGTCCGGCCTGCGCGCGCACTACCTGACCGAGAAGGAAGGCCAGGAGCGCGTTGCCAACCTCGATGAAATCATCAACGCGGCCGCCAACTTCATTTCCGAAGAAGGCTACGCCCAGGTTGCGGCCGAGGACGAGGCGGCGCCGCCCGATCCGCTGTCCGCCTTCCTGTCGCACGCTTCGCTCGAAGCGGGCGAACACCAGGCCGACGCCGGCCAAGCGGCGGTGCAGCTGATGACCGTGCATTCGGCCAAGGGGCTGGAGTTCGACGTGGTGTTCATCGGTGGCCTCGAAGAAGGCCTGTTCCCGCACGAGAACTCGGTGCTGGAGCGCGACGGTCTGGAAGAGGAGCGGCGGCTCATGTACGTCGCCATCACCCGTGCCCGCAAGCGGCTCTATCTGTCGTTCGCGCAGTCGCGCATGCTGCACGGCCAGACCCGCTACAACCTGCGCAGCCGCTTCTTCGACGAAATTCCGGCCGAACTGCTGAAGTGGCTCACGCCACCGGCGAGCGCGCGCGGCTACGGCGGCTTCGGCAGCAGCGCCGTACCGTCGGTACCGGCGAGCAGCAATCCGCGCAGCTTCGGCAGCGGTCGCCGGACGACGGCGGTCAATGACAGCGGCTTCCGCGTCGGCCAGCAGGTGAGCCACGCCAAGTTCGGCGCCGGCGTCATCGTCAATGCCGAAGGCTCGGGTTCGGATGCCCGGGTACAGGTCAATTTCGGTGCGTCGGGCGTCAAGTGGCTGGCGCTCGCAGTGGCCAAGCTGTCGCCGGCCTGA
- a CDS encoding mechanosensitive ion channel family protein, giving the protein MERLPLLLDLSIRLAFILALAWVLRLIARRAIRLIHATVRNRTDSIEDIKRIDTLVRVARYAASVVIFILAAGLALSVLGISVAPLLATAGVAGIAIGFGAQTLVKDVFSGFFVLLENQIRVGDVVSIAGRDGAVEEVTLRYVRLRDYAGDVHFVPNGEITVVTSRSREFAHAVLDVGVHYRDDVDDMFALMKAVAADMRKDKDYALKILDDLEIAGVQDWNASAVTLRARIKTLPLAQWEVRREFLRRLKARFDAAGHEIPYPQVTLSLARETEAVLTDQAARMLTPDPAG; this is encoded by the coding sequence ATGGAAAGACTGCCCCTGCTGCTCGATCTTTCGATCAGGCTTGCTTTCATCCTGGCGCTCGCCTGGGTACTGCGCCTGATCGCGCGCAGAGCGATCCGGCTGATTCATGCGACCGTGCGCAACCGTACCGACAGCATCGAGGACATCAAGCGCATCGACACTCTGGTGCGGGTGGCCCGCTACGCGGCCTCGGTCGTCATTTTCATCCTGGCGGCCGGCCTTGCGCTGAGCGTGCTCGGCATTTCGGTCGCCCCCTTGCTCGCCACCGCGGGCGTCGCCGGCATCGCCATCGGCTTCGGCGCGCAGACACTGGTGAAGGATGTTTTCTCCGGCTTCTTCGTGCTGCTCGAGAACCAGATCCGCGTCGGCGACGTGGTGAGCATCGCCGGCCGGGATGGCGCCGTCGAGGAGGTGACGCTGCGCTATGTGCGCCTGCGCGACTATGCGGGCGACGTGCATTTCGTGCCGAATGGCGAAATCACCGTCGTCACCAGCCGTTCGCGCGAGTTCGCGCACGCGGTGCTGGACGTCGGCGTGCACTACCGTGACGACGTGGATGACATGTTCGCGCTGATGAAGGCGGTCGCAGCCGACATGCGCAAGGACAAGGACTACGCGCTCAAGATACTCGACGACCTCGAAATCGCCGGCGTACAGGACTGGAACGCGTCGGCCGTGACGCTACGCGCCCGGATCAAGACGCTGCCGCTGGCGCAATGGGAAGTCCGGCGCGAGTTCCTGCGCAGGCTCAAGGCCCGTTTTGACGCCGCCGGTCATGAAATTCCGTATCCGCAGGTGACGCTGTCGCTCGCCCGCGAAACCGAAGCGGTGCTGACCGACCAGGCTGCACGCATGCTGACGCCCGATCCGGCGGGCTGA